From Oreochromis niloticus isolate F11D_XX linkage group LG15, O_niloticus_UMD_NMBU, whole genome shotgun sequence:
TTCAGACTTGAAGGAGGGACTTTTTTATGAAATGAATGTTCAGCAGTTAATAAAAGTGTTtgacagttttaacagtttgtggtgattttttttttttcctcacaagaagttcacaaacaaaaatttagtaagaaagaaaaatccatTCATGGTTTGGTGTGGCAGACCATCAGCTCTGTCCTTACaatgtgtacatatatttaaatTACATGTACTAAATGAAAGTGAAGTCAGTAAAGAAGTGTGCGTCTTCCTTTGGCTGATCGCtctaggggtcaccacagcagatctgGTTTTCCTCTTTagctcctgcctggcagctccatcttcaacatcctttgtccagtatattcaccatccctcctctgcacatgtccaaactatTGAACATTCACatctctaactttgtcttcaaactgctcaacctgagccgtccctctgatgtactcctgtctaatcctgtccattctggtcactcccagtgaaaatcttaacatctGCATCTCGGCCTGCCCGGCTCCACTTTGTGACTTTTTGTCAGCATCACTCTCTCTCGAATACATCATACCTACCGTCATTGTTTTAATTCTTGGTGCTGTCCATCTGTCACAAATCAGCTCTGAATTCCACCCACTCCACCTTGAAAACACTCTTCTTCACCTTCCCTTATGTTCGCGTGCTCGTTTCCTACATTTATCAGCTCTTCAGAGGACTCTTCCACCTTCTCAGCACACTCTGACTTGTTAGCACATTTCTGTCGCTCTCTTTGGTCACCCTAACCTTCCGTTCTTTCTCTCGCTGATTTTGAATTATGACTGTAAAATATCTGATCTGCTAGGTTTAAGTTTACTATTATTACAATTATTTAAACAAATACAGTTAAAATGCAGAAATCACTCCACTTTCCCTTGAGAAAATCTTGTCATTCTTGTATTATCTGGACTAACAAGTGTTTTCTTTACTGCAGTTCAATTTCATTCACTTAAATTTGTTTTTGGTAGCACATGTGGGCTTCCATATAGGGTGGACCGGTCATGCTTTATAGGCTCAGTTTCCGAGACACGGATTAAGCCTAGACCCAGGATAAAAGAAACAGTCAGGGAAGCTCTCCAATGGAAAAAAGGCTAAATCCATGTCTGGGAAACCAAGCCTGAGAGATTTGCATTCAGATTTAATGAAtgcaaaactctgtttttgcactGAGGCTCCTGCAGTGTTGTGCATTAACAGTCATTTCACACCCTCATCAGTGTCAAAATCTCTGATCGCGTCCACAATCCTGGTCGACAAGCCAAGCCTATCGAGCATGTTAGGTCAGTCATGTTTGTTTACCTTCAGTCACATTTGAACCATCTAAAATAGTAAGATTACTGTTTACACTTTGCCGTATTGCCCCCTAAAAAGCTGCTTATTAACTAAGCCAGTGTCATCGAAGGATTTCATCACTATCACCAACTGTCAGCTGCAAATATCAGAACTTCAAAGGTGTGACAGTAAACACTCTTTACTGTATCCCCAGCACAGACAGCATTCATAATTGATGCTGAAAGTGCCCAACTGAATACACCTCCACTGACTGTTGGAGCTTAATATGGCTGGTTGACTGGCTGATAAGAAGGAAGATGTTTGTAAGAACAACAAATGAGCCAGTGATTAAGTATGTTTGTGTATAGAACTGAAGAGCAGATCAAATTCATCTGCAGTTAATGTTTAGTTTTGTTGCACAGCTGAGTAGAAAAAGCTTCTTTCAGAAATTACTTTCTCTTGCAATTCTCCCTGCTCACCACTAGGTGCTGCATAAAGTCAGACCCACGTGATTTTGTCACATGGAAGATGTAGTTTGCATAGCATCGCTGCACTATAGTGCAGGTGACTACAGATTAGTTGTCAGAGTGGCTGTGAGCTGATGTGGTGATCATGGCTGAGGATGTGGCCGTGTCAGAGGAGACCTTAACAGATGGTCTCACTCTGCTGGTGAACATGGGCAAAGTTCTCCTACAGAACGCCAAGGAGGAGGCAGCAGGTAGGGCTGATCCTAGTCGCAAACCCTGTTGAAAACTTTTCACACTTTAATGTGTGTTGCTTACAGAATATCTAAAAACTTCcaagaaatgtaatttttatgCTTTGTTAAaattttgttctgcctctttggTAATTCGGCATAGAAAATATGCAAATTatataactttttttaaatgtaaacttTATTACTGGATAATAACCCTGTGTGTTTTATGGCTGTTTTACAggttagttaaaaaaaacacagttggGACAATAATTATGTCTATGTTTGTCTGCCGAGTTGAAGAACAGATTGTTTTATGATAAGCTGATGCTTTATCTTCCTTGACTAACTGCTTTTTAACAGTCCCTAATCTTAAGAGTATAAAAATGCAAGAAATTTGAATGAATTCTGGGGTGGctgtttttttgtgtaaaacaaTGCAATCCGGTTTTATCAAATTTAACCTCCTAATTCATCATTTTATCTAAGCTGAGTGTTAGAGTGTTTGTTACTGCGATCTTGTAAATAGTTCACAGGTCTCCTATTGAATATTTTATAACTTGGCTTCTGGAGCATTGTTAAAGCCTTGTTACTGGATTAAAAGGGCCCTGCTGGCATGAAGGTGGTGTAATGTAATCCCTGTCATGCCTATTGCCAACACAATGACATTGCACAATCAGCTTGACCCTGTAACTGTGGCCCTTTGTTCTCATGCAGACTCCTTGGAGAACTTTGTCCCACATAAAATCACCACTTTATTCGGCCTGATCACAGCTGGAGCTAAATTCTACAGCAGGTAGGATTTGGCCGTTGACGCTTTAAGAAGCACATTTCTCTGTAACTTTATGAGAAAAATAATAACCGTTCAATCTGTTGAGCAGCATtgaagttaaaaagaaatgtgaagCGGAGGCTGTTTGGCAGAAGTCTTATCAGTAAGTATGTTTAAATAGCAAGCTGAAATAAAATGCcatttatattttgtgtgaGTGATGTTAGATTTTCCTATCCTTATTCCGTCTAGCATTTGAATTCAATGACACCATTATGccatattaaataaatttaatgAAATTATGTTTATTGAGGCAGACAGTGATAATCCCAATACGATGTAGAACAACTGAGAGAAAACACAGATGATGAAACTCTTCTTCTGTCCCACTTGTAACTGAAAACTTTACCAAAAACATCCTCAAATTTTTAAGACttcccttttttattattaagtaAGCTACTACCACAAATGACGTTGCCAAATAAATCTTTAACAGCATTTAGCTACATACCAAGCTGAAGTTATTGCTTTACTAGTTTACAACTTTTACATCATGTAAGATAAATCACCTACAAGCGATCTCGAAATAAAAAAAGCTGGAGAAAAGAATAGCTCTTATTTACTCTAAGATATATACATCTGCAGACCTAAGACGTGTCAGTAAGTGTGTGTTGCTTCATTGTTATTAATGCTGAAAAGTCTGGCCCTTTGGGAAACTACTGTATTCTGCAACCTACAGTCTTGAGCAACCCCTCATCTTTATATTCTGCTTTAGAGCAGCCAGACTCTCctgtaatgttttttctttagacATGTTCTTCTTAATTTTTAATCCAGTTCTTGCACCTGACCAGTTTCAGAAGTATGTTTAAGCCATTTAACTCTgatctatgaatcattcaatCATAAAAAGGTACATAACTCAACAGATGAACTGCTGTTGTGTAAACACACAGTAGAGAacttggtaaaataaataaataaaaagtatcTTTAGGCATTTTGTTACCATCTTCACTGGAATCTGAAAAATGCCcaaaataacacagtttgacagcttAAAGAAATTCCAAGGACGCTGCCTCAGAGAATTCAGGCTGTGTGATGAAAAAAGGTGATCATTTCAGAGATCGACTTTCAAGCTAattaaaattgtaaaaactctgtttttgctcaTACATTTGCTTATATTTCAATAGACTGATGCACCCGTTTGACATTTTCCcagcaaaatatgaaaaaattaGGAGCGAtttaagacttttgcactgAATTGTAACTCCTTAAAGTATCACGTATAAAAAACGCAGTATTAGCTCAGCTGCACTCAGTGCTGTTATGATGCTGACTGATAGATGTTGGATGGCAGACAGTGTGGTGCTGACTGAAGCTCTATCACCAaacttgtgtgtttttccaGCAATGCAGTGGTGAGAGAGCAGGTGCAGGAGCTTCAGCAGCTGGAGGTCTGTACAAGTGCAACTGTTATttcttgttattattgttatattatctttattttattttattttttttgagcTACACAAACTTAAAATTAAGCTTATCTGGTTGAAATGAGTTTAAACTAAACCCATGACCAGTTCCTTTTGAACACTTTAAACTGTctatgtctttgtgtgtgtttgtgcttgcaGAAAGAGTGGGACTCTTTCCTGGAGAGTGTGGACAAAGATCTGCAGACCACAGATGTGCAGCTGTCTGGAGGAAAGATGGCTGACAGTCTGAGCCCAGAAACTCTGTTCACCGATGGAAGAAGTGGGAAGTAAGTTTGCAAACCAGAACTGAATGTGGTGCACCAGGAAAAACCAGTTCAGAGCATCAGCTGGTTTGAGGGGATGTGTGTTGTTTCCTAACTGACCAACCTGGGAAGACCATGTAGGTTTTTTTGTTCCATGAAAACCAGAGATTGGTTTCATTAAGATGTGTTGGTTCATTGTCTTGTGTTGTATTTAAAGGAGCGTGACTCTCAGTCAGTACCTGGGTCAGGGTCAGAACCTGCTGCTGGTTCTCCTCAGACATTTTGGATGACTGCCATGACGAGACCATGTGACTGAGCTGAAGGCCAATCAGGTCAGCGTACCTTTATTCCTATTCcactagaagaaaaaaaacacaggcacacaaaaaacaaaaacacattgttACTTTTTTATAAAGACAGAATTGGAAATTGAATTACTAATTTATTAATTTAGTAATCCACAAATGAATTGTTAGGATCAGAACAGAGAAAGCCAAGATTAAGGTTTAAATTCATGAAGGACAGTTTGTGATGTTAATAGTGGTTTTAAGGTATATcgggggtttaaaaaaaacacagaaaaacaacagtcagctcaaggtgctttttattgtaaggtagagaccctaaaataataatacagagaaaaccccagtaATCAGAGGATTACTCTGATTACCCCcaccctgtgagcaagcacatGGAAAAACACCCACAAACCAAGTTCGCTCATAATATTTTACGTCTTTTTATTACTGCATCTTTTTTATAAGCACTTAGTTTACAAGGAAGAAATCTTTGCTGTAAGCACTGAGATCCCAATGAAGCCACAAACTTCTAGCTTTTCTTagcaagacagctcataacatTGTGCTTAGCAAGATGCTGAAATACCCCTTTTACCTCTTTCAGGCTTCATTCTGTCTACaaaagattttaagatgtttttccATAGTGACTGTCTTCACTTAATCTTGCAGCCAAAACTGgtttaaaactgtttaaatgtgtAAACAGTGTTTATCAGTAATTAACACTGTGCCATCCGCAGGCTCTGCTGGAGGCTCGGTCAGTGCGGGTCTTGGTAGTGTCTTTTGGCAGCGTCGAGGGCGCTCAGCTGTGGTTGGAGCAGACTGGATGTACCTTTGACATTCTGCTGGATCCACAGAGAAAGGTTAAGATTTTTTATACCCTGCTCTGATCATCCGACTCATAAACAGTAACTTTAATTATTTAACGATGGAATCTTCtgctttaaaacaaattaaaataaaaacagtcagtCCGTCTGcatattttattacattttatatttatattcagtGCTGGTCGGTAGGTAGGTGCATAAAATCTAAATAGGCCACTGTAATTTATAGAAAGTAGATGTGGCTGTGACTCAGTACAAACAAACCGAGGGACCCGGAGGATTTAGCAGCTGTTTGATGATGTGTCATAAAAGCCCAGCGACCTCAGCCTCCAAACCATTTATTCTGAAAAGTCAACCACCAGATGTTAGCTGGAGTCAAGTGGAAACAACCAAATatgaaaacagaacattttccaCATGCCACACAAGCAATCCGCAGTCGCAACAAATGCAAAACTGATGCATGCTACTGACTGTATAAACCGCATGTGTTCTTAAATGTCTCTTTTCTGGCACAGGTGTACAGAAGTTTTGGCCTTGGCTCCTCCTACGCCAAGGTGATGAAGTTCGGCTGCCTGCTACAATACTCAGACTATGTAGTTGCAAACATAGACTTCCCAGATTTCCCCCATCGTCTGTTGGAAGACATCTACCAGGTAAGAATGCACAAGTCTGTGAAAACCTTTGACGAGGCTCTTGTGATGACACGTTGAAGAAATCCTAGAAATCTACCCAAGGATGGATTTACATGCATGAGTATCTCGCGTCCTTCTTCTATCCCTTGGATATTAGCAAAATGAAAATCCAAGTTGAATCCCTGAAGTCCTGTGAGATTAATATTTTTTATCTTGTATGCATAGGATTAATGTTGAACATTATAATTGTgcatagaaataaaatgaaaaaatgctTCTGTAACATCCTCAGATGCACTCAGCCACCTTATGTGGAGACAGCTTATGATTAAACTGAACAAAAGCACTGTAGATGTCTCTTTGGTTGAAGTCTATCTAACCGTTTTGGTAGATAAACGTGCTCTTTCCAGCTTCTTCTATTCGAACCCAACCATGATGTAACTGAGGACACTTTACTTTAAAAGTCAAAATTAAAACAATGACAGAGGCGGGGAGAGTGTCAGTGTGTTAGCTGCTCCTTTTGTTGTAAGGAACTCAGTTTGTAGAAGTCAGCATATGGATCAGATTCTTTTCTAACAATAACTTTAGAGATAAACATCCAGTGCCATCATGAAGTCCTTCtctgtttcaggtcattttcaTGTTCTTggttatgtatgtggccctaaTTACAGGCTCGTGTCTATATCTGTCTGTGTAGCTGCATCAGCCTTTTAGAGAACACGAAACCTCCGTGATTAGGGTTGGGAAGGCAGCGAAAAGTCCTGTCTTGCAGAACACCAGAagaatattttctgtttcttaaagCACTTTTCACAAACTATATAAGATCAACTACTGCTACTTAGTCATCGGTTATAACCAGAAGCACTTGGGAGGTCTTTTTGTCAGTTAAATGCATCAAATGCATCAGGCGAGACATGCAGACAGAATAAATGCAGGTCGTAATTTGcacagaaaacaatcacatatttattgtgttttgtcCTTTGGAAGAAGAGGGCATGTTTGGTATAAACTATAATGTTCAAGCTGAAACAGTCGGGGTTCCTTTAAAGGAAAAAGTAATTTGGGGCTATTTATGGGActccacagggttcagtttaAAACTGCAATACGTTTTTATACCACTTGGGGGCAGTGACACGTTCATATTGTCCTTTTAATGCAACTTTACTGATTAAAccgttatttatttatataggcgGCATGTTATGGAGCAACATGTTCATTACTCTTTACATTATAGCTACTTTAAATCCCCGGGTGACTCTTTTGTTTtagaaaattaattttaaatactcCATAACAGACAGGACTCACATCCACTGTAAAAAGTCATACTGACCTTCAAATTTTACAGATTTAAAATTGGTAATAATTGaataatgtgtgtttgtcttttcagCTAGGAGGTGACTTTTTGCTGGACAGTGCAGGGAAGGTACTTCTCTCTCATCCATCTAAAAGCCCTCTGGACAGGCCGACCGTGGAAGACGTCTTGCAGACCGTGGACTCTGCAGGACAGTCCGCTAACTCTGCTTACAAGCAGAAGCTGTAAAATTCATTCAAACACAGCCTCAGGGGTACAAGTCGTTAAACGCATCGCTGACTCCTCACAGCAAGCGCAGCTCTTTGGCTCGCGTTCATGACGTCACACCTTACACTCATGGCATCATGAAAGGGTGCGGCTGATGTTCCAACGCGAGGCACAGACATCTGCTCTTGGTGGTGATGGCAGCATTTCAAATAAAGCACTGGATTTAATTAAAACAGAATTTGACaatatatttgtattatttaaatttaacaaaGACTTATGATTTGTTTCAGAAATTTTACCTTTTAAAGGTGCATTTAACAGGTTTGGATTTTAGTGACCCCAAGTGACAGTGAAAGGTAACACAGTTTGAATTACATCATT
This genomic window contains:
- the selenol gene encoding selenoprotein L; translation: MAEDVAVSEETLTDGLTLLVNMGKVLLQNAKEEAADSLENFVPHKITTLFGLITAGAKFYSSIEVKKKCEAEAVWQKSYHNAVVREQVQELQQLEKEWDSFLESVDKDLQTTDVQLSGGKMADSLSPETLFTDGRSGKSVTLSQYLGQGQNLLLVLLRHFGULPURDHVTELKANQALLEARSVRVLVVSFGSVEGAQLWLEQTGCTFDILLDPQRKVYRSFGLGSSYAKVMKFGCLLQYSDYVVANIDFPDFPHRLLEDIYQLGGDFLLDSAGKVLLSHPSKSPLDRPTVEDVLQTVDSAGQSANSAYKQKL